The Nicotiana sylvestris chromosome 6, ASM39365v2, whole genome shotgun sequence genomic sequence AAAAAAAGATTACTGCATAGTTTCAACTCATTCCCTTTGCAATTTCATTAGCTAACTCAACCATTGTTTTGTATCATCACCTATCCTGATACATTTTGGCAGTACTGAATGGCTCCGTAATGATACTAGACGCACGGCTATAGGATTAGATTTGGACGTTGAGGCACTTGATTGGTGCACCGAGAACAATGTGAACAAAGTTGGTGCTGATGTCTCTTCCAGAATATTCCTATTTCATGGTAATGTGTTGCAACCTCTTGAGGCCAAATTGGTTAATGCCGCTACTCAAAATCTCATCCAAAACATAACATTAGGAGATAGTGAAGATGGTTCTCCTGATCACAAATTGATGAAGGATTTTCAGTTTCCTGCAAGAGATATAGTTTGTGCTTTTAACTACAGTTGTTGTTGCCTTCATACTCGCCAAGAACTAGTTTCATACTTCAAACATGCCCTAAGTGCTCTGAATAAGAAGGGTGGTATATTTGTGATGGATCTGTACGGAGGCACATCAGCAGAGCAAGAGCTGAGGATGCAGAGAAGATTTCCTAACTTCACAGTATGTATATCCAAACTAAAAGAGATCCTTCGTCTTCTATAATTGAATTACGTGTACTAGAATCTGGATCTTTCTTACCATATTCTTAGTTCTTCAATTTCAGCATATAATTTCTTTGTTGTCGCTTCCTTTTCAGGACTATTTGGAACACTGCTATAATGAAAAAATTGCAATGTGGACATGACAATTCTGGGATGCTGATACTCTTTTATGCATTTTCGTCATTGTAGTTGGGATGTACCTGCTTATTTCACCGTTTAAGTCTTTAAAAATCCGTTTATTTGAAGACACATTTTAGTCAAATCGGTAACAGAGTCAACATTCCAAAAAGAAAACGCCCTTCTACAATCTATCATCCTCTTACTCTCTTGCCTTACCTTTCCTCTAAATTTTACAACTTCTTCAATTAACACTAGCCATGCAAAACTTATTTCTACGTTCTTAATAGAGGAATAATTATAAAACACGTATAACCTTTCCTGTAAAGGAAATTTAGTATCATAATCTTTACAGGGAAAATGAATTTGTATAATATTAGTTGGGCTGTAAATTATACTTTAGTTTAAGGTAAAGACCATATATTAAATAAAAGAGTTATATCTTAGCTACTTTGTATTGGAGCCCATCTAACAAAAACTTTATGTTACAATTCTTTAATGTCCCCATTATGTCAAATAATTCTTCAGTGACATGACAGACAAGAACAAGATAATGTGAAGTAAGTTTTTATCAAGAAAATTAGGTCTTGTTAAGGGGATGATTATGTGGTTGATAAAATGGCACACAACTTAGGCTCCAAGATGGTGACTTTTATCATGTATATCTAAATATATGTTGGTATATATAGACAGATTATAGTGGAACTTATGGAAGGATTCTATGTCATTGATTGAGTATTCAGCTTGAGCATTTTCTCTTTTTCCCTTTTGGGTACAGGGGTAAGAGCCATCAGAAGGCTGGAAAAACTGTTAATTCTGTTTGATTTGCTTAGGCTGTTTTTGCTATTAGCTGAAGTGGCTTGTTAGAAATTCGACTTAGTGATTAGACAAAAATGAACCTAAAATCCCAGAACTTGGACAAAAATGCATAGAGCTGTGTTAATACAGATGTCTTGATAATCTTCTAAACATATTCCTATGCGTTGTATCTTAGTGACAAAACTGTTATTATCTCCTGTCATCTTATCTCACAGCTGAATTCACCGCGGCAGACATCGTACCTTAGTTCATGTTACCATGGTTGTGtttcaatttacatcaaaatGCTCTAAATGTCTTGCTGCTTGTTGACAACCGGCCTAGTATATAAATTGCAAGGAGGCTTTTGTAGCGAAATGCTAGGTTTAAGTTTCTTTTTGGCATACTTTGATATGTATGGAGCATCTGGATGAATGATATTACTCAGAAAATTGAGGTGGTAAGCCATAAACCTGGCCTGAGGGCTTGACATCCTATGTAATAATTCTGCTATTTGTAAAAATTGTTACTTCCAAACAACTTGTGggtcaaagaagaaaaaaaataatcttGGAACATTGTCTTTACTCTGTTTGTTAAATGACTGAATTGTAAAGTCTGCCATCTGTTTCACAGTATGTTTGGGAGCAAGCTGAATTCGACATCATTAAACGGAAAACGAGGATCAGCCTCCATTTTAATATGCACAAacccaaaaggaaaattcgccatGCATTTTCCTATAGCTGGAGACTGTAAGTCACTTCCCCCCTCCATTGTATAGAAATGGTTACTTCCTCATTCTATTATGGCAGTTGTACTTTTTCTATCGCTGCTGTTCATCTAATACCATGAGATGTGTTTCTTGTTTTTTCTTGTGTATAGGTGGTCATTGCCTGAGATCAAAGACTGTTTGGAAGAGGCTGGATTTCAGTCGGTCCACTTCTGGATCCGACATATGCCTGACAGTGAAGAAATTAAAAGCACATATGGGCTTACTGCTGGACGAGACATAAAGTATGAAGAGGTTACAAGTTTTCAACAACAAGATTCATGGAACGCTTACATTGTAGGTGTTGCTTAGCTTTCTATCTCTGCCTTGTTTTCATGAAAGTCTTCCTAGGTAACAAGTTATTTTGTCGTTTCTTGGGTATCTATATCATAACATATGAAGCAATTAGCAGGTTGACACAGAAGTTGCTTGAAAACAAGACACCAAACTATGTATGATGTATTTTAAATTTGTTGTGTTCTTTGGATACATTTTAATGCACAAAAAAAGTTGTACCCTCATCTATAAGTTTTATAATCTCCTTAGAATTATAAAGACTTAAACTTATACTCAGATAATTAGATAGTGAGGCCCCAACATCATAGGGGAGCAAGTGCATGCATGATTTTAAAAGTAATTGAAGGCTTCTTTGAGAGACAGGAATAACAGTGATTGGGTAGGAGGTGCCCATATTCACTCCATATATTCTTTGTTGATTAACTTGATTCCAGAATGATGAACTAGGTCAAGCTAAATTTTTAAAGTTTGGTTTTGATTCTCAGATGACTTGACTGTCTATTCGGACAGGAAATCGTATACCATTGAATAGAGGGTACTTCGCCTCTATAAAGGATAAAAATGCATTGTAATATACTAACGCACGTTAATAATGACACATGatagtttaaatatttatttatataaaggaacaataaaatttaattaatgaaagaaattttatatataatatactacaacaatcatctaaataccaaaaaatattgttacattagcataatacgtGAATTCAAAAGGAAAGGACCTCATCGGAACTTACATAAATATCAATTTTAGTCATGTTAAGTAGATAATTACGTATTGTAGTTTAAAAGTATCTAATGTGATTGCATCTTATCGAACACTTCTTTATAGACAATGTTTTTTTTGTATATGTTTCCTTATAATACTTTGGTTATTCTGCCAAAACCAGAACTCATGTTGTCGATATTGATATCTctgttgaaagtgcaacatatagTTATTCGCATAAGAAAACATATTGTGGTAAATATAGTCCATTATTTAGGAGGTTTgcccttgtgctttatttattataactaCAGAACATAAACAtactgaaaattatttttacaCAAATTTAGAAGGATATTCTTTAGTTTCGGAAGACGAAAATTGAATTCGGGGATAAACACATACTTAGGAGCACATTGATCAGTATCATAAGTTTtgcatgtatgacgttattgtcaaaacttctatatacaGTATGTGTACTATTACATAAGCTATTCAGCGGATCTAAGTTTGCAGTAGCATGACCcgcatatttttcttcaaaaatccaCCTATATGCAATgaaagatcaattttaacttagtcttttatatatatatatatatatatggtcacAGTAACATACTTAAGAAATAATGaacttgacaacaaacatgtACGTTAGAAGACCATTTGGTGTTAAAGTATTTAAATATTCTTCTTGGTAATAACTATTGGTATCATCTTGTACTGAGTCAAAactaaaaagtattttatttttaccataaaacttagcaatcaaccttttatttagttgatcaacaaATTCATTCCTGCTATCTAAGATAGCTCTTTAATTTCAATCATGTAACTCTCATAAATTGCGTTTTAATCCAATAATGAAAATATTCTtcttattaaatgcactactattaccattggggtttgtaagcacgtgatttttgccctatgaaagaattactcccaaaaattcaaaataaaacgattttccttggtgtgcaattttgagaatttttgtgacatttttggataattatttgtatttgtctgtgcatgtttatttgttaaattgataaaaatataagaaatatgtcgcatttgcatttaatatttaattctaTAGTTAGGAGtagttaagtttgttttacaaaatgaaaaaatcataaaaatatgtatttttgcatttttagcatttaatgtccaattgtacaattttatgcttaattggtttaattatgtatgatattTGTCGCTatgaattaattagtatttttgataagttaatttagcttattacttaatttagaattttagttttattaattagaaagtagaagaaaatagagcaaaaaatataaagaaaatcggaattgggcctcttcttcaatttcaaaccacaggcccaaaaaatacccaatcttccccatgacccggtccatttcaacccgggtcgacccggtccgccccataacccaaacactCCCCTTCTTTCATTTTCgttttttcattttcaaacccCAAAACCCTAAACACAAAACCATCTGCACCCTTTGCTGCACCATCTTCCCCAAAACAACCCCTCCACCTTcaaccctcccatggctgccctcgctACTTCCCTTCCACCTCACGACCAACTTCTGCTCCTTCACGCCACTGCTGCTTCTTCTGCTTCACCATCCAAACGCATCGTCTTCTTCGTCGCACAACCCCGCCATGGATGACCACAAGCTCGTCGACGTGAGCTGCTGCTGCGCGCAGTTTCGACGCGTGCGTATCGTCGCCCATAACCCTGCACAGCAGCTCCAAACCAAAAGCCAAGAAGGCTGCCGtcttcttcgtcgtcgagctcgagctcgagctcccatggcgcCTTCCTCGACGACCATGCACCCTAGCACCTCACTTCTgctgcttctgctacgtccaaacagaccccgtcgctgctgcttcatcttcttcgtctgccatctccgagctccagccatggacgtgGGGTTTTGCTTCATTTTTCTCCATCCAAACGACCGGCTCGCTTCTGCTGCGTTGCTGCTGCCTTAGCCCCGTCCAGCATCTGCTTCTGCTGCGTTGCTGCTGCCTCGTCGAGCATCTGATTCAAAACCAATTCCCATCGCTACTGCTTCACTTTTTGTTTCGTCACCTTCAGTCCAAAACCAAAACGAGACCTcaccatctcgtttgttcgagctttggtcggggtCGTCGAAACAGTTCATACGCAGTCGAGGTCCGGATTGTTAAAGGTTTTTAAGGTCCGTCTCATCTCTCATTCTCATTTTTATGATCTATATGGGTTTAAGGAATTTGAATCGTTCTTGGATTGAATCTTGGTTGTAAAAAATTTCTTTGAATTCTGTTTAATCGAATTTGAGTTCGATTGGTTTGTCACTCGTGATTATTAGTTGTAGAATGTACAGTATCTTTGCTAATATTAAGTTGGTTCGAATAATttcgttttgtgtattgtttggtttccggctttttgttgttcatcatatgatttcagtttgcatttcgtttccgttaattgtgattcatgttgtttcagtttactgttgttgttaatattgttgtctccttgctcGTTCATTtgtgtctaagttaaccaggattggttcccaatatgattaacttattcccattaatttgatgttgtatgattcaatccgtgttcatgagatttgttgtttgaatttgtttagaaatcggTCATacttgctgtattttggttggaattgattaggtgaattggttatagctgatgggggtagattggtaaattgcattacgttcaggggtaaaatggtaatttcagtaaggtcagaggggtatttttggaattgaacatttgaacaattatttaatctgagtgttctgtccactaggcattaacaatattaaataatatggtgggggacaagatataatggagtggggttgatatatttgtttaaatatagtgggggacaaaacatgtaggcatgggggacaagagaattaaataagaaaaacattaagtagtgggggcaagacatgcaattaaaataatatttcgggttagtagttcaagacaagagtcttgctataaataagagtcattttTGACATAGAAaggaagaacaaaaaaaaaaaaaacagagggGGAGAGaacaaaactgaaaaaaatatcttctactttccttcattgtttgaaatcagcattaattgctattgtttcatcgaagcttgaagcttctTTCTTGGGTTACTACTAAACCAGTTTGCAGActctgttactggtctattcctgtgttgctggactgttgttgttgtgctgtattgttactactgctgctgattctcatcttcctcttctcttgtattcaataccaggtacatggttgtaaccttgtcgatattgtaagctggcaatgtgaaagcatgaatacgtatgaagaatggaactttgaagttttaatttcgctttttcttcgtttcttttactgattgtatttaggctatttcatgtattactgtttaataattggaataagaggaaaataacataagttggtctttagtgaatcagcttggtaaaacgggttaattcactagctataaaggttttaatatggtcaacagtaggttaatcatgaatgggtagctaaatttagttaaggccaaacaagactagatagtgtttaagtttaataaactttctaataagctttagtaattatggttaaatctagtttcaaatggttgaataattaattccaatagttttttttatataacaatacgagcttcaatctagctatatttgatttcttttgaatattagttgtcgaatttcttattttatttataatttcgaattttctttttttttttagtaaaattctttccattaatatttgtcttaatctagcaattagtatgttacgttttcttaatttttcggaaagctcctaattaattaggattttctttctttattttagagactaattttaatagaaaaaatgtagtcattttaggattgtccatttaaaaataaatgagatgagcctcgcctagtaaaacgtaaagattgtggggccctcacaaatgtatgtattaattacttagaactcggaaTCGTCCGCTTAACGAAGTTCACGGCTTTTTCCAAAATAACCACGCGCTAGTCGTTTTAGgcacgcattttaataatcttaccttcttaaactcggggggtgcatttcatgcgacccaaatccaaatcccaaaacattgaataaaatgtgttccggattgcgggtgcatttcatgtgacgcaatccaaagacatgttttaaacgatgttcacattctaaaaataataataataataaaaataaaagcggctaaaagttaaaattcgcacataggttcaacatgtattaaat encodes the following:
- the LOC104235978 gene encoding uncharacterized protein, whose protein sequence is MGKNGKKRGHQQNRRERDRAYYLEEEEQEYPAALPTEFPEAEEEQEDENPEIEKESQDDLIPSKFSLYQQSVQSPKGDISYLQKFFLMYVGGRVPLHFQEDFCGTALLSTEWLRNDTRRTAIGLDLDVEALDWCTENNVNKVGADVSSRIFLFHGNVLQPLEAKLVNAATQNLIQNITLGDSEDGSPDHKLMKDFQFPARDIVCAFNYSCCCLHTRQELVSYFKHALSALNKKGGIFVMDLYGGTSAEQELRMQRRFPNFTYVWEQAEFDIIKRKTRISLHFNMHKPKRKIRHAFSYSWRLWSLPEIKDCLEEAGFQSVHFWIRHMPDSEEIKSTYGLTAGRDIKYEEVTSFQQQDSWNAYIVGVA